The region AGCTGGCGCCCTATTTCGAGCGGCTGATCAGCTCCCATGATTATGGCTTCCCTAAAGAAAGTCCCGCGTTTTGGGACGCACTGCAAGCGGATATCGGCTTTGAACCCGGCCGCAGCCTGTTTATCGATGACACCTTGCCGATTTTGCGCAGTGCCCGGGATTTTGGCGTGGCCCACTTGCTGGCTGTCAAACAGCCGGACAGCCGAAAAGGCCCGAAAGACACTCAGGAGTTTGCAGCGTTGGGGGATTACCGCGAGTTGCTGGAAGGGCTTTAATACCTGCAGCCTCTGACAGGTGCGAGCTTGGCCGCGCCTGTCAGAGAGCGGGATTACTCAGGAATACGCAGGGTTTGACCCGGGTAGATCTTGTTCGGGTCCTTGAGCATCGGTTTGTTGGCTTCGAAAATTTTGTTGTACTGGTTGGCGTTGCCGTAGACCTGCAGCGAAATCGCGCTCAGGGTGTCGCCTTTTTTCACCACGACGAAACGCGAAGCCACAACGGACGGGCCCGTCACGGTAATTTGGTCGTCAACACTGCCAACGCCTTCGATGTTACCGGCCGCCAGAATGATTTTTTCTTTCTCTTCCTGGGTGGCCACTTCGCCGCTCACCGTCACCTTGTCGCCTTCAACGGTGGCCGTAATATTAGGGTTTCCCAAACCTACTTTTTGTACGTGCTCTTTGAGTTGCTCGCTGGCATTGGCGTTGCCCGGTGTCAGCAGGTCGATCAGTTTTTCGCCGGCTTCTTTCACAAAGCTAAAAATACTCATTCGTCACGCTCCTAGGGTTGGAATATCCAGATACATGAGCGTAGACCAATATTGCCAAAGCGGGTTCCGAGGCACGCACGCTGAAAGTGTTCTTGATCGACGCCATCTATCAATAGATCAGTACTAGCAATTAGACGTGACACGGTGTCGCGCCTAGGCTAAGCGCTTGAGATTGATCTCGGTAAAGTCCTATGAACGCCAAGCCCCCCCAGTGCGCGGCGCCTGCCTCTGTTTCGTCCGCGCCCGCTGCAAGTCAGACTTATCACTACGTTACGCTGGATCACAGCAGTGGCGCTGAAACCGCCCTGGCCGAAGAAGTCGCTTTGGCGATTGCCTTCAACGGGATCAACCAGGCCGTAATGCTGGTGACCCCCACTGACCTCGAAGACTTTATCGTCGGCTTCAGCCTGGGCAGCGGCATCATTCACGATGCCAGCGAAATCTACGATCTCAGGCTCACAGGTAACGGCTCTGCCCAATACGCAGACGTCGAAATTGCCAGCCGTGCGTTCTGGAACCTCAAGCAGCAACGCCGGCAACTGGCGGGCACCAGCGGCTGCGGCCTGTGTGGCGTCGAAGCCCTGGAGCAGGCACTGCCTGAGCTCAAGGTCCTGGCCGGGGCAGCCCTGCCACCCGCGCAGTGGCTCGACGGTTTGCGTCAGCGTATCAGTGCCTTTCAGCCACTGGGCCAACATTGCGGGGCGGTGCATGCCGCCGTTTTCATGAATGACCAAGGTGAGTTGCTGCTGGGCCGCGAAGACATCGGTCGCCACAACGCGCTGGATAAACTGATCGGTGCTCTGATACGCCAGGACATTGACCTGGACGGCGGAGCTGCGATCGTGACCAGCCGTTGCAGCCTTGAGTTGATCCAAAAAGTGTTGCGTGCCGGCATCCAGACCCTGATCAGCCTGTCCGCGCCTACAGGCCTTGCGCTGCAATGGGCTCGCCGCCACAACCTCAACCTTATTCATCTGCCACAAAAAAGTGCGCCACGGGTGTACAGCCCCGCGCAGGAGAATCAAGCGTGAGCACTCATCATCAAGCAGACAAAACCCCGACCCCGCGCTACAAGCCTTACAAAGGGCCGGCCGGCGGCTGGGGTGCACTGATCAGTGTGGCGCAAGCCTGGTTGACCAGTGACAACGCCTTGAAGAACCTGCGCATGATGCTCAAGACCAACCAGAATGGCGGCTTCGACTGCCCGGGGTGCGCCTGGGGCGATTCCCCGGAAAGCGGCTTGGTCAAATTTTGCGAGAACGGCGCCAAGGCGGTGAACTGGGAAGCCACCAAACGTCGCGTCGATGCCGCTTTTTTCGCCAAGCACAGTGTCAGCGCGTTGCTGGAGCAAAGCGATTACTGGCTGGAGTATCAGGGCCGCCTGACCGAACCGATGCGCTACAACCCAGAAACCGACCGTTACACCCCCGTCAGCTGGGAGGCCGCGTTTGCACTGATCGCCGAGCATTTACAGGACCTGGCCAGCCCTGATCAGGCCGAGTTCTATACCTCAGGACGTGCCAGCAACGAAGCTGCGTATCTGTACCAACTGTTTATACGTGCGTTTGGCAGCAACAACTTTCCCGACTGCTCGAACATGTGCCATGAAGCCAGCGGTGTGGCCTTGGCGCAAAGTATCGGCGTCGGCAAAGGCACGGTAACGTTCGACGACTTTGAACACGCCGACGCCATATTCGTATTGGGCCAGAACCCGGGCACCAACCACCCGCGCATGCTTGAACCGCTGCGAGAAGCGGTTAAACGCGGCGCTCAGGTGGTGTGTGTGAACCCGCTCAAAGAGCGCGGCCTGGAACGCTTCCAGCACCCGCAGCACCCGCTCGAGATGCTCACCAACGGCGACCGTCCAACCAACACCGCCTACCTGCGTCCCGCATTGGGCGGCGACATGGCGCTATTGCGCGGCATGGCCAAGTTTCTTTTGCAGTGGGAACGCGATGCCCAGGCCGCTGGCGAACCAGCCGTGTTCGACCATGGTTTTTTGAATGAACATACGACGGGTATCCTTGATTACACCGCCAGCCTCGATGACACCGCCTGGGATCATCTTGTCGAGCAGTCCGGCCTGACGCTGGTCGATATCGAACGTGCCGCGCGCATGTACCTCAAGGGCAAAAACGTCATCATGTGCTGGGCGATGGGGATTACCCAGCATCGTCATTCCGTACAGACCATCCAGGAAATCGCCAACCTGATGCTGCTGCGCGGCAACATCGGCCGCCCGGGAGCCGGCCTGTGTCCGGTGCGCGGTCACAGCAACGTGCAGGGCGACCGCACCATGGGCATCAATGAACGCCCGCCTGTGGCCTTTCTTGACGCGCTCGAGAGTCGCTTCAAATTCAAGGTCCCCCGAGAGAACGGCCACAACGTGGTGGAAGCCATCCACGCCATGCTCGAAGGCCGGGCCAAGGTGTTTATCGGTCTGGGCGGCAACTTTGCCCAGGCCACCCCGGATAGCCCGCGAACCGCGCAAGCCCTGCGAAATTGCGATCTGACGGTGCAGATCAGTACCAAACTCAACCGCAGCCATCTGATGCACGGCAAGGAAGCGCTGATTTTGCCGTGCCTTGGCCGCACCGATATCGATATCCAGGCTCAAGGCCCGCAGGCCGTCACCGTGGAGGACTCGTTCAGCATGGTGCACGCCTCCAACGGCCAACTGCAGCCGCTGTCCAGCCAGATGCGTTCGGAGCCTGCAATCATCGCCGGTATGGCGGCTGCCACATTGGGCACCCACCCCATCGACTGGAACTGGGTCGTGGCTGACTACAGCCGTATTCGCGAGCTGATCGCCGACACCATTCCCGGCTTCAAGGATTTCAACACCCGTCTGCAGCACCCGGGCGGCTTTTATCTCGGCAACTCGGCCGGGGCCCGGCAGTGGAACACTCCGACAAAACGGGCCAACTTCCGCCCCAACGTGTTGCCAGGTGACCTGATAGACGAACGCACCCGTGCCACAGGCCGGCTGCCCGACCTGATCCTGCAGTCGATGCGTTCACATGATCAGTACAACACCACGATTTATGGGCTTGATGACCGTTACCGTGGGGTGAAGGGTCAGCGTGATGTGTTGTTCGTCAATGAAGCCGACATTGTTCGACTGGGCTTCAAGCCGGGACAGAAAGTGGATATCGTTTCAATCTGGAACGACCAGCATGAGCGCCGGGTCAAGAACTTCACCTTGCTGGCCTTTGATATCCCGGCCGGACAAGCCGCCGCTTATTACCCTGAGGTGAACCCGCTGGTGCCTCTGGAAAGCACCGGCGCCGGCAGCCACACACCGACATCCAAGTTCGTGGCCATTTGTCTGGAGGCGGCCAGCCCTTCGGTACTGATCGCGGCCAACGCGGGATAACCCGTCGCAGCGCCCACGGGTCATATTCCAGGCACAAAAAAGGCCGCTTTCCTGCGAAAGCGGCCTGTCCGAACTAATAAACAGACCATCGAAATTTGATTAAGTTCCCGACTAAAAACAATAACTTAGAAAATTGTGTACAACTCGTGTTACTGGTCGGATTTTGATTGTCAGCAACGCCCTGCAGCCTCAGGATCGCGTCGTCATCCCTTTGAGGCTTACTTATGAAGCTCACCTCGATTCTCTTGTTGTCCCTTGGCCTGGTCAGTGGCGTAGCCTCGGCCGGTGGCTCCACCGAAGCCGGTGTAGGCGGCGCATTAGGAGGTGTTCTGGGTGCCGTGGTCGGTCAACAAATAGGCGGCTCCACTGGCTCTGCAATTGGTGCAGGCCTGGGCGGCGCAGCCGGTAGTGCCGTGGGTGCCGACAGACGCAGCCGTGGCGAAGCGGCCATTGGCGGCGCACTGGGCGCTGCAGGCGGCAACGTGTTGGGCCGCAGTGTCGGCGGCAGCACCGGCGCTTTGGTAGGCTCGGCTGCTGGTGGTGGTGCAGGGGGTGCCCTGGGCAACTACATGGGTAATAAGAGCGATAACGATGATCATCGTTATCGTGACCGCGACCGTCGCTACTACCGTGATGACCACCCTGGCCGTGGCCATGCGTATGGCCACCGCAAGCGCAACAAGCATCGTCATTGATGCACAAGAACGGGAGCCGAAAGGCTCCCGTTTTTTTTGGCCCCAGTACAGCAGGGTCAATGCTGGCACTTTAATGCATTAAGCCCGTAACAAAATGCGTCAACCATGCAACCTGCATGACCGCAAGGACGCTTCAGTTTTTTAACGCGCTGATAAATAACTGATTTATTCCAATCTCCTGAGTGAACACCGCACTTCCCCACTTCAGGAGCACAACAACATGGGCGGCTACCTGGCCGGTCGCCTGCAGGTCAAATGGACCAGCGTACACGGTGATGAAGTGTACTTTCGCGACACGCTGTTTCGTGATGAGCGCGGTACGGCTGTCAGCGAAGATGCTGCCCACGGCATTGTGACGCGCATCTTTGTCCGCAGCCTGGGCAATGACGGACAACTCAGTGCCGAAGACCGTACCTGCCTGGCTGAAGCCGAGCAGCGGGTTGGTCAGGTCTATGCCAACGCACATCAAGCCGTTGAAGACGCCAAGGTCAAAGCCAAGGAAGCAGCCGATACCGCAGCCAAAGTAGCCGCCTGGACCACCTTGTGGATGTTCATCACGCTGCTGATCGGCGCCTTCTTTGCCAGCCTGTGCGCCACCGTTGGCGGCCGTCGGCGCGATGCCGTGACGTCTCTGGCAACTATTCCCCCCATC is a window of Pseudomonas taetrolens DNA encoding:
- a CDS encoding FdhF/YdeP family oxidoreductase, with product MSTHHQADKTPTPRYKPYKGPAGGWGALISVAQAWLTSDNALKNLRMMLKTNQNGGFDCPGCAWGDSPESGLVKFCENGAKAVNWEATKRRVDAAFFAKHSVSALLEQSDYWLEYQGRLTEPMRYNPETDRYTPVSWEAAFALIAEHLQDLASPDQAEFYTSGRASNEAAYLYQLFIRAFGSNNFPDCSNMCHEASGVALAQSIGVGKGTVTFDDFEHADAIFVLGQNPGTNHPRMLEPLREAVKRGAQVVCVNPLKERGLERFQHPQHPLEMLTNGDRPTNTAYLRPALGGDMALLRGMAKFLLQWERDAQAAGEPAVFDHGFLNEHTTGILDYTASLDDTAWDHLVEQSGLTLVDIERAARMYLKGKNVIMCWAMGITQHRHSVQTIQEIANLMLLRGNIGRPGAGLCPVRGHSNVQGDRTMGINERPPVAFLDALESRFKFKVPRENGHNVVEAIHAMLEGRAKVFIGLGGNFAQATPDSPRTAQALRNCDLTVQISTKLNRSHLMHGKEALILPCLGRTDIDIQAQGPQAVTVEDSFSMVHASNGQLQPLSSQMRSEPAIIAGMAAATLGTHPIDWNWVVADYSRIRELIADTIPGFKDFNTRLQHPGGFYLGNSAGARQWNTPTKRANFRPNVLPGDLIDERTRATGRLPDLILQSMRSHDQYNTTIYGLDDRYRGVKGQRDVLFVNEADIVRLGFKPGQKVDIVSIWNDQHERRVKNFTLLAFDIPAGQAAAYYPEVNPLVPLESTGAGSHTPTSKFVAICLEAASPSVLIAANAG
- a CDS encoding glycine zipper domain-containing protein, with the translated sequence MKLTSILLLSLGLVSGVASAGGSTEAGVGGALGGVLGAVVGQQIGGSTGSAIGAGLGGAAGSAVGADRRSRGEAAIGGALGAAGGNVLGRSVGGSTGALVGSAAGGGAGGALGNYMGNKSDNDDHRYRDRDRRYYRDDHPGRGHAYGHRKRNKHRH
- the lysM gene encoding peptidoglycan-binding protein LysM, whose product is MSIFSFVKEAGEKLIDLLTPGNANASEQLKEHVQKVGLGNPNITATVEGDKVTVSGEVATQEEKEKIILAAGNIEGVGSVDDQITVTGPSVVASRFVVVKKGDTLSAISLQVYGNANQYNKIFEANKPMLKDPNKIYPGQTLRIPE
- the fdhD gene encoding formate dehydrogenase accessory sulfurtransferase FdhD; translated protein: MNAKPPQCAAPASVSSAPAASQTYHYVTLDHSSGAETALAEEVALAIAFNGINQAVMLVTPTDLEDFIVGFSLGSGIIHDASEIYDLRLTGNGSAQYADVEIASRAFWNLKQQRRQLAGTSGCGLCGVEALEQALPELKVLAGAALPPAQWLDGLRQRISAFQPLGQHCGAVHAAVFMNDQGELLLGREDIGRHNALDKLIGALIRQDIDLDGGAAIVTSRCSLELIQKVLRAGIQTLISLSAPTGLALQWARRHNLNLIHLPQKSAPRVYSPAQENQA